Proteins encoded in a region of the Lujinxingia vulgaris genome:
- a CDS encoding ComEA family DNA-binding protein, with protein sequence MPALTPRARQLVERLKFAHHRSPAPHRGHHPGLFWLALTLSLMTAISGCEDANASESSRTYRPLNVSCPALPRASGDALQPTVFFDDEEALSDDEVSEDERDELDPLDAMLATGQADDSALLLDEHATDAENIVSGDEEHDLLLDDGATLLPDLSAKPAADLLDALHTLEATELDASPADEAHALHATHHPHVEAGSEQRPEPVAHPQPTADADADDEDHEVPDARTPSSEPAEADAPIQKININTATEAELTSIRGIGPALAGRILDYRSRRPFTRLSHLKRVKGIGPATYRRLQPYITLDDAPDAGESDTQN encoded by the coding sequence ATGCCTGCTCTCACACCGCGCGCTCGCCAGCTCGTCGAACGTTTGAAGTTCGCCCACCACCGCTCGCCAGCCCCTCATCGCGGCCATCACCCGGGTCTCTTTTGGCTCGCGTTGACGCTGAGCCTGATGACCGCCATCAGCGGCTGCGAAGACGCCAACGCCAGCGAATCGAGCCGCACCTACCGCCCCCTCAACGTGAGCTGCCCGGCGCTGCCGCGCGCCTCAGGCGATGCGCTGCAGCCGACGGTCTTTTTCGACGATGAAGAGGCTTTAAGCGACGATGAGGTCAGCGAGGATGAGCGCGATGAGCTCGACCCACTCGACGCGATGCTCGCCACGGGGCAAGCCGACGACAGCGCGCTGCTGCTCGACGAACACGCCACCGACGCCGAAAACATTGTCTCTGGGGACGAAGAACACGACCTCCTCCTGGATGACGGGGCCACGCTCCTCCCGGACCTCTCCGCCAAGCCCGCAGCAGATCTTCTCGACGCGCTGCACACCCTTGAGGCAACCGAGCTCGACGCCTCACCAGCCGATGAGGCACACGCCCTCCACGCCACGCATCACCCACACGTTGAGGCCGGCTCGGAACAACGCCCGGAGCCGGTCGCACACCCCCAACCCACCGCCGACGCCGACGCCGATGACGAAGATCACGAGGTCCCCGACGCACGCACACCATCTTCCGAGCCTGCCGAAGCCGACGCGCCCATCCAGAAGATCAACATCAACACCGCCACCGAGGCCGAGCTCACCTCCATCCGCGGCATCGGCCCGGCGCTGGCCGGGCGCATCCTCGACTACCGCAGCCGCCGCCCCTTCACCCGGCTGAGCCACCTCAAACGCGTCAAAGGCATCGGCCCGGCCACCTACCGACGCCTGCAGCCCTACATCACCCTGGACGACGCTCCCGACGCCGGAGAATCCGACACGCAGAATTGA